CATCCAGGTGCGGCGCCGGGAGTTGGGGTTGAAGACGCGGCTGCTCGAGTTCCTGCAGGCGCGTGGCTACCTGGAGGGGTTGGAGGTGAAGGGGTGGAGTTTCCTCAAGCGGCGGGACCAGTGATGACGACGTGTGGAGACCGACAGGCGGAGCAGGCGCTGCGGGCGCTCTTCGAGGAGACGCTGGACGCGGAGGGCTTCGCCCGGCTGCGCGCGCACGTGGCCGGGTGTGGCGAGTGCCGTGAGGCCTATGAGCGGCTGGCGCGCGTGGAGTCGGCGCTGGAGCAACGCGCGCTGCCCGCCCACCGGCAGGCCCTGTTGGAGCGGGAGTTGTTCGCGCGGTTGTCCGGGGCGCCCCAGCCCGTCCGGGCGCCCGTGCCCGCGCGTCGGCGCTTCTCGCTGCCTTCGTTCTGGGTGCCGTCGCTGGCGGGCCTGGCGCTGGCCTCGGTGGCGGTGGTGCTGGTGGTGCCCCGCCTGCGCGCCGCTCCGGACTCCGAATGGAGCGCGCGTGGAAGCGCGGTGCCGAGCGCCTGGGGCGTCCGGGCCTTCTGCGTGGGGCCGGAGGGCGACGTGCGCGAGGAGGCGCGCTCCGGCGAGACGCTGGCGTGTGGAGAGGGGAGCGCGGTGCAGTTCAGCTACACGGCGCCCGAGGCGGCGCTGCTCACGGTGGAGACGCTCTCCGCCTCGGGCGAGCCCCTGCGCTTCTTCCCGGCGGAGGGCAGCGCGAAGGAGGTCTCCGCGGGGGTGGATGTGCCGCTGCCCTACAGCACCCCGGTCCAGGGCGGCTGGCTGTCCGGACCCCTGGAGGTGCGCGCGAGCTTCTCGGATGCGCGGGGCCGGGTCCTGTCCCAGACGCGCCTCACGCTCGTGCCTCGTTAGGGCTCAGGAGATCTCGACGACGGCCTCTCCGGGGAAGGGTAGCTCGTCGCAGTTGTCGTCCGGCCGTGCATCCGCGCGGCCCAGCACGAGGAAGTCCGTCACGGTGTCCAGGGCGATGGCCGGGTGATGCCAGGTGCCCGGCGCGTAGTTCACTCCCTGCTGTCCGTTGGTGACGAACACCCGCAGGGTCGCGGGGTCTGGGGCCGCATGACCATGAGCCACCACGACGAGGAAGGGCCGACCTCCGATGGGGAGGAAGAGCTGGGAGGACATGGGGTGGCGTTCCAGCCGGGTGCAGCGCAAGGGCAGTCGCGCGGGTTGGACGCGGAAGAGGCTCAGCAGCGCGCGTCCGCCATTGCTGTCGAGCGCGAGGGCCGCCACATCATCGAAGCGCCACGCCGTGCCATGGTTGATGAGGCGTCCGCCCTGCTCGGGCACTTCCACCACCTCGCCGAATCCCGCGAAGGCCGCCGCCGTCAATGCTTCCCGCTTCGGTCGGATCATCACGCCGACAGTGCATGAGCCCCACCCGGAGCGCAAGCCGGAGGGCCGCGAGAGGGTGTGGTTGATTCGTCTCGGGTGATGCTCCCCAATGGGGGGTGTTCATGCGGAGACTCATCCATTCACTCTCTACCGGCGGGCTTTCCGTCACGAGGCCGTGCATGGCGCCGGTGTGGTGGGCCCTGGCGGTGGTGTTGCTGGTGGGGTGTGCCACGGGGGCGCCGCCCGGCGGACTGAGGAGTGGCTGGGGGATGGGCGGTTCGGGGGGACTCTCCCTGCAGAGGGGAGGAGCGGGGGAGGTGCTCGCGTGTGGAGGCGTGCCCATGCCCGCGGGCTGGCCCGACGTGGCCGCCGGCGATGCGGAGGCGCTGTTGGCTCCGTTGCTGAAGTGTCCCACGCCCGGAGACTACGTGGCGTTGCAGCAGCGGGTGGACATGCCCCGGCTGGTGGAGGCGTTGGATGACTGGAGTGCCATGCGGCTGGCGGCCCTGGGCCCCGTGCGCGCGGACGCCGTGGGAGTCCTCAACGCCAAACGCGTCTCCTTCCTGCTCGCCGCCGCCGAGAGGTATGGCCTCGAGCACGCCGAGGTATTCACCCTCTACGTGCTGCACACGGCGCACGATGACGAAGTGGACGGGGTGTTGCGGGGGTTGGCCCGAGACAAGCAATTGGGGAGGACGCTGGGGCACATGCCCGCGGTGCGGGAGGAGTTGGCGGGGCGAGGCATGCCGCTGTCGGCCTATGAGGAGCGGGGCGAGAAGGCGGGTGACGTGCTGCG
Above is a window of Cystobacter fuscus DNA encoding:
- a CDS encoding ureidoglycolate lyase; the encoded protein is MIRPKREALTAAAFAGFGEVVEVPEQGGRLINHGTAWRFDDVAALALDSNGGRALLSLFRVQPARLPLRCTRLERHPMSSQLFLPIGGRPFLVVVAHGHAAPDPATLRVFVTNGQQGVNYAPGTWHHPAIALDTVTDFLVLGRADARPDDNCDELPFPGEAVVEIS